The genomic region GCGGTCGACGTCGACCGTTGCCGGGACCACGACGGCGATCACGTCCCCCACCAGGGCGACGATGTACTGCCCGACGCTGCCCGGCAAGAACCTGTCGCTGTTCCAGGGCACGTCGTGCAACCGCTCCGGCGGGCATGCCACGCGGGCGAGCACCATCCGGTTGCCGACGTCGGTGTTCACCCCCCAGCGGGCCAGCCGGTGGCGTCCCTCGGTATCGGTGACATCGCCGTGCACCAGGTCTTCGATGACCTCGCCGACGAGTTCGCGCCGACCGTTGCGCTCGGCTTGCAAGCGGTTGAACTCCAAGGCGACCAAGCCGAGCGCGAACCGCACCACGTCGCTGGCCTCGGCACCGCCCCGGGTGCAGACGAACGCAACGTTGTGACCTGTCACGTTCACCGGATAGCAGGTCACCCCGGCGATGACCGACCCGAATCGAAGGCGGCTGCGCGCCGCCCGAATCTCTGCTACCGGCCAACTCCCATCGCTGGGTGGCGCGGCCGCCAGTACGTTGCCGTGGAAGTCGATCAGCGCCACCGGTGTGTCCAGCATGGTGCGTAATCGAGCGATCAACCCGTCCAGACCCTGCCGCGACAGCAGAGCGTCGGTCAACGCCTCGTGCACCTCGAGGGTGCGGCGAGCCACCGCGTACCGGTCAGCGACCTGTCGGTCGACGACGAACTCGGCCACCGACCGAAATGTCGTGCGCAGTGGTACCTCGATGAGCGGCAGGTTCAGTCGCCGCGCGGCGGCGAGCATCGCCGCCGGAATCTCTTGATGCGCCAGTACCGGCGCCACGCTCGTGCCCACCGCGCTGACGCCGGCCGAGGCGATCCGCTCCATGAACATGGTCATCTCTGGGCTGTCCGGCTCGGGCCAAGAGATGCCCAGCGTCAATATCAGCTCGTCGCCGAGCAGATACGGTGCGGGATCCACCATTTCGGTGACGGTGACCCAGCGGATCTCACGGTCCTCCGCCCCTTCGGGAAGGTAGAGCGGCCGGATGCCGAACTGCTCGGCCTCCAACAGCGTGCGCAGGCTGACCGGACCTATACCTGCGACACCACCGCTCAGTGGGCCCGAACCAATCTGCATAATGCCCTGCAAGATAGCCCACTCAGCGCATCGTCAGCCAGCGAGATCGTTGACAGGTGTCTGCGGACGCTCACCGCGCGCGCCGGCCACGACGTTGGCGACTGCGAGCTCGATCATCGCCCGTCGCGTCTGCACGGTGGCGCTGCCGACATGCGGGGTCAGCACCACGTTGTCCAGTTCGAGAAGAGGGCTGTCCTTACTCAATGGCTCGTCGACGAACACATCGAGCGCCGCGCCTGCGATCCGCTTGGAGGTCAGCGCGTCCAGCAACGCCGACTGGTCCACGACCGCGCCCCGTGCGGTGTTGATCAGATACGCCGTACGCTTCATCAGCGCGAAGTCCTCGGCGGTGAAGAAGCCCCTTGTGCGTTCTGTCAACGGCGTGTGCAGGGTGACGAAGTCGGACTCTCCCAGCAGCTGTTCCCATTCGACGTACTGAGCCAGACCGCTGGCATCGATCTCCGCGTTGCGGTTTCGATTGTGGTAGAGCACCCGAATGCCCAGCGGTGCCACCAGTTCGGCGACTCGGCGTCCGATCCGGCCCATGCCCACGATGCCCAGCGTCGTACCGTGCACGTCGTTGGTGAGCGGCGCCCACTCGGGTCCCCAATGGCCGGCCCGGATCCACCGGTCAGCCCAGACGACGTCGCGCGCGATACCCAGGATCAGCGCCAGAGTCAGCTCGGCGACCGCATTGTCCAGTACCCCAGGAGTATTGGTCACCACAACACCGGCGGCGGTGGCATCGTCGACGTCGATGTTCTCGTAGCCGACGCCGTAGTTGGACACCAATCGCAACGACGGCAGCTGGGCCAGCGTCTTGGCGTCGACCACGGTGTCCCCATCCAGCAGCCACGCCGCCGGAGTGCCGTAGTCGGCCAGGCCCGTCGTCGTACCCGGCGGCACGTCGACCACGTCGAACTCGGCAGCCAGTTGCGTCCTCAGGTCGTCTGGCATGTCGGTGGAGTTGAAGATCGTCGTCATCGTGTCAGTCCTTCTCTTGTTCTCGAGCTCGGTCACAGATTCAGTTGGTGTTCAGGCACTTCGACTTCGATGCCGTCCAGTTCGGCGACGGCGATCACCTGGCAGCTGAGTCGGCTGCTGTCGGTCGACTCGGGAACCACGCCCAGTAGCGCCTGCTCAGTCGGACCGGGCGGTTCGAGGCCGTCGGCCCATGGACTGCGCACCCGCACGTGACAGGTACCGCAGATCGCCCCGCCACCGCATTCGGCGATGATGCCCTCAATGCCCTGTTGGCGGGCCGCCTCCATGAGCGACCACCCGTCGTACACGTCGAGGGTCACCCGCTCACCGGACGGCAGGATGAACGTTGCCTTGATATCGCTCACAGGAATACCGTCAGGGCTTTCGCCTGCAGCACGTTCTGGTCGAGGTGAACCACCCGCTTGAGGAGCCGGAATCCGTCTGCCCCCTCAACCATCGTATCGGTGCGCTTGCCGACGAACATGGCCGTCTCGGACTCACCGCGGTTCTGGTACACCAGGATTCGTGACCGGGCGGTCAGGTGGCGGCCATCGTCACCTGCGGTGATGTCAATGAGCCTGGTGTTGGTCACCAGATGCGACACCCGCGACGGTGGTTCCTCGGCCCAGTGGATGTTGGTCTGGATCTGTTTGACTCGCTGCGTGATGGTCTCCAGGCCCTCGTCCATCCAGCACAGATCACGTTGTTCGACGGTGTACTCCGTCTTGGCGGTACGCGGTACGTTGCGCACCAGGGGTACGACGTAGCGCACGTCGGGGTGCAGCAGGCGCAGCCACTGGTCATAGTCCCTGTCGTCGAGCAGATCGGCCTCGCCGAACAGAAACTGCTGTACCTCGAAGGTCGACTTCGGGTCGGCCAGTGACATGGTGTCTACCGTCGTCATCGGCGAAGCACCTCCTCATCAAGGGCGGCGACGGGCGCCAGATCGTCCCAGCTGTCGGCCTTCATGAAGTCGGCCCAACGGTTGTAGAAGATGCGTGCGTTCTCCTCGGTGAACTCTCCGTTGTCGACCGCCCCGTTGAGGGTCTCGATCGGTTTGGCGTGACCCAAACCCATCTCATAGTTGAAGTACAGCGTGCGAGACACGGTGCCGCGGCTGGAGTCCGAGGCGTGGGTCCAGTTCTCCATATCGTCGGACTCGGTCAGCCCGCCCGGACCGGAATAGCGCAGATAGTAGTGCCGCGCCGCATCCTTGACCCGTTGTGGGGCGTCCCGATCGACGAGGAAGATGCGCCACATCTCCATCTCCGTGGCCGACACCGGATGAAACACCGCGATCGTCCGTGGCTGCCTGCCGTGGAAGGACATGTTCGGGAAGATGGTGCCGACGGTCATGCTGACCCGCCGCCCGTCACCGAACTTCGCGACCCGCCGGTCATGGCATCGGCGGTAGTACTCGGCGCTCTCGGGGTCGTTCTCCCAGCCGCCGGGATACTCGGGTTCCTGGTAGTACGGCGGCTCGCCGATCACACCGTGCCCGAGCCCCGGGAAGCCAAGTGTGGTGACATTCTCCGGTTCGTCGTCTCGCCGGCCCCGCCCACCGCTGGGTCCGATGCCGACCAGGTCCACCGACCGGTGGCTGACATCGTGGTAGTTGTCGCCAATGAAGTTCTCCGGTGCAAACTTCCAGTTGCACGGCACGCGCCACTTCAGCACGCCGCCGATCATCTCGTTGTTGCCCTCGGAGCCGTCCCGCCCATCCAGCGCGTAGTCGAGGTAGAGCCGCATGTCACCGAGGTAGTCCATGAGGTCGGGCGCCTCGGGGTCCCATGATGCCCATACCGTGCCCTTGTACACGGCCACTCGCGGTACCGGCACCAAACCCCAGGCCTTCTTGTCCAGTTCGCCGTGGTAGTACGTGGCGAAGCCGGGCACGCCCACCAGCTCGCCCGGACGTTCCACCAGGCGGCCATCGATGGAGTAGCTCCAACCGTGGTAGGGGCAGGTGAAGTTGCGGGTGTTGCCCATGTCGTACCGGCACAGTCGCATTCCGCGATGCGTGCAGGTGTTGAGCAACACGTGAACGTCCTCGTTCATGTCCCTGGTGACGATCACGGAATCGGTTCCCATGCGCGACACCACGTAATCGCCCTTGTCGCGAATCTGATCCTCGTGTGCGACGAACAGCCACGCCCGCGTGAAGATGTGCGTCAGTTCGCGTTTGAAGACGTCATCGTCAACGAAGACCTCGCGGCTGACGAGACCTCGATCGCGGACGATCAACTCGTCGATGCGTTCCTTCATCGGTTGGCCTCCAGTCGACATCGGGATGATTGTTTCGAGATTAGGTCCGCGCCCGGCTCCGCGATATGTGCGCACGCATGGCCTAGTCGGGTGAGATCGTGCATCAGCACAGGGCCGACGTCTCGGCGAGATGACAAGCCGCGCTGCGCCCCTCGCCGAGTTCCAGAAGCTGTGGCGCGGCAGAGGTACACACGTCGATCGCCATCGCACATCTCGGGTGAAATGTGCACCCCGACGGTGCGTGCGCCGGGTCGGGCACGTCGCCAGGGAGAACCCGGGGCCTTCTGCTCTGCCCGTCGGGCACTGGTACGGCATCGATCAGCGCGCGCGCGTACGGGTGTCGCGGCGCACGCCAGACGTCGGCGGTGGGCCCCGTCTCGGCAACCTGCCCCAGGTACATCACCGCCACCCGGTCCGCGATCGCACGCACTACCGCGAGATCATGGGAGATGAACACCAGCGAAATACCGTCGTGCGAACAGATATCGACGATCAGCTGGGCCGCGTAGGCCTGCGCGGAGGCATCGAGTGCCGAGATGGGCTCGTCGGCGACGATCACCTCGGGCTCTGACGCCAGGGCCCTCGCCAGCGCGATTCGTTGCCGCTGCCCGCCCGAGAACTCGTGTGAGAACTTGCGGGCGGCGGTGGCCGGCAGCCCCACCCGATCCAACAGATCACCCACTCGCGGCCCAGTGCCACCGCGCCGCGTGCGGGAACGGATCGACTCGGCCAGTTGGTCTCCCACGGTCCGACGCGGGTTCAGCGACGCCGCGGAGTCCTGGAAGATCATCTGCACCTGACAGAGCTCCACGGGCCTGGCGCGTCGGCCCAGCGGCACGACGTCATGCCCACGATAGGTGATGGTGCCCGACGTCAATGGAGCCAAGCCCACCAGCGCGCGCGCCAATGTCGATTTGCCACAGCCACTCTCACCGACGACGCCGAGGATCTCACCGGGAGCCAACTCCAGCGAGACACCGTTGACAGCGCGCACCACAGTGTTGTCTGCGCGCCGGTAGTGCACCACCGCGTCTTGTACCGAAAGCACCGACTCGGTCACGAGACCACCCGCTCGGCCGAGTAGCCGGAGGCCGCGACGAAGCACGCGACGTCGTGACCGGCGGCCACCTCGTCCAGACCGGGAACCCCCGTCTGGCACTCGTCGACCGCGTGCTCGCAACGCGGGGCGAAGGCACAGCCTGTTGGCCACTCCCCGATACCGGGTGGGGAACCGCGCATCGGCCGCAGCGCGAGCCCGCCGTCGGCACCCGCCACGTGCGGCAGCGCCGCGAGCAGTGCGGACGTGTATGGGTGCGTGGGACGCCGGAACACGTCGGAGGCCGGCGCATGCTCGATGACGCGCCCGGCGTAGAACACCGCGAGATCGTCGGCGATGCTGGACAGCACGCCGAGGTCATGCGTGATGACCAGGATGCCGACCCCGGTCTCCCGGCGCAGCGTGTCCAACAGCGCAAGGATGCCGGCCTGCACGGTGACGTCCAACGCCGTCGTCGGCTCATCGGCGATCAGGACCTTGGGCTCACACGCCAAAGCAATGGCGATGGCGACTCGCTGCCGCATGCCACCACTGAGCTGGTGCGGGTACGCCTTGAGTGTTCGCTCGGGGCTGGGCAGCCGAACCTGTTCGAGCAGTTCGACCGCCCTTGCCCTGGCGACCGCGCGAGACACCTTGCGGTGCTTGATCAGATGGTCGGTGAGTTGGCGGCCGATCTGCAGCATGGGGTGCAGGCTGCTCATCGGATCTTGGAACACCATCGCGACGTCGCGGCCCCGCACCTCCCGCATCTGCCGCGGGCTCAGTTCCAGCAGGTTGCGGCCCTCCATCGTGATGGCCCCCTGGCGCCGCGCCCCCGGCGGCAGCAGTTGCAGCACCGAGAGCCCTGTCATCGTCTTACCGCTGCCGCTCTCGCCGGCCACCCCGAGAATCTGTCCCGCTTCCAGCGCCAGGTTCACGTCGACGAGGACGGGCAGGTACCTGCCCGCGACCGGCAGGCTGACGTTCAGATGGTCGATGCGAAGGAGTGTCACGATGCCCTCCTGGCTTCGGCGAGTCGCTTGGTGCGGGGGTCGAGGATGTCGCGCAGGCTGTCGCCGATCAGGTTGAACGCCAACGCAACCGTGAGGATTGCCAGACCCGGGAACACGGCGATCCACCAGGAGGACAAGTGATTCGCGCCTGCGGCGATCATCGATCCCCATTCCGCAAGTGGCGGCTGCGCACCCAAACCGAGGAACGACAGTCCCGCCAGCAGCAGGATCGCACCGCCCACCTCCTGGGTGGCGAGCACCAGGACCGGGCCGGCCACGCTGGGCATCACGTCGATGCGGATCGACCGCAGCGACGACGTGCCGGCCAGCCGGCTGGCCAATACGAAGTCCGATTCCCGCAGGCCGACCACCAGGCCACGGACCGTGCGTGCATAGATCGGCCACGACACGATGACCCCGGCGATCACGGAGTTGCGCAGGTTGGCGCCGAGCGAGGCCGCGATTGCCATCGCCAGGATGATGACAGGGAAGGCGAACACCAGGTCCACCAGCCGCATCAAGACCTCGTCGACCCAGCCGCCGAAGAAACCGGCAGCGAGACCCACCACGGTGCCGATCGCGGCCGAGCACGCCACCAGCATGATGCCGTACACCACCGAGATTCGACTTCCGTAGAGCACTCGGCTGAACACGTCACGGCCGAGTTCATCAGTGCCGAACCAGTTTTGAGCAGAGGGGCCGGTCAGCGGGTCGAACGTCTGGGCCAACGGATCAAAGGGGGCGATGTACGGCGCCAGGAGGATCGCCACCGCCCACACCGTCAATGCGCCCACACCGATGAGCAGGCCGGTGCTGCGGTACTTCCCCAGCGTGAACCGGCGGGTGGTCCGCGGACCGGCCACGGCGTCGGGCGCAGCGTCGGGTGTCGCGGGAATGGTCATGGTCATGTGAGCCTCACTCGCGGGTCCAGAGCCATGTAGAGCAGGTCAACCACCAGGTTGATCAGGATGTAGGCGAGCGAGACAAAGAGGCTCACTCCCATGATCGCAGCGAGGTCACCGCTGGTCGCCGCGCGGTAGGCGTACGTTCCGAGACCCGGCCAGTTGAACACGGTTTCGATGAGGACTGTGCCGGCCAGCAAGGTGCCGAAGGCCACACCGGTCACAGTCACGATCGGTCCCGCAGCCGCGCGCAGAATGTACCGAAATGTCGTCTCGATTCCACTGAGCCCCTTGGCCTCTGCCGCGCGCACGTAGTCCTGCCCGATGACTTCGAGCACCGATGTGCGGGTGAACCGAATGATTAACCCCAAGGTATACACGCCCAGCACCACGGAGGGCAGCACCAGGTGCGCGGCCGCCGACGACAGCGCGTGCCAGTCACCCGCCAGGAGGCTGTCAATGATCAGGAATCCCGTGATATCGGGTGGCGCAACGTATACCGAGTCCAGACGTCCTCCGCTGGGCAACCAGCCGAGCTTCGCGAAGAAGACGAACGACGCGACCAGGCCGAGCCAGAAGATTGGCGTACTGACACCGAGCATGGCCACCATCCGCGCGAGGTGGTCAGGAAGTCTGTTACGCCGCAACGCTGCCCAGGTTCCCAATGCGACCCCCACCACCACCACGAACACCACGGCAGCGAACACCAGTTCCAGCGTCGCGGGCGCAAAGGCGCTGAGGTCCTCCACGACCGGCCGCTTGGTCTGTTGGGAGATGCCGAGATCTCCGTGCAGCAGGTTCTTCACGTAGTAGAAGTACTGCACGACCGCCGGCCGATCCAGGCCGTAGCGCGCCTCGTAGGCGGCCACGATCTCGGGATCGCTCGCGGCGCGGTCACCGAGGTTGGCGGCGGCAGCGTTGATCGGTACCACGTTGGTCAGCAGGAAGCTGATCACCGTGATGCCCACGGCGAGAACGGCAGTCAGACCGAGACGCCGCAGGACAAAGCGGACCAGCGGCCTTCGCCGTCTGGGTGCCGGGGGCGCCTTTGGCGCAACGGGGCTGTCGATGACCATGGTGTGCCCCGTCAGCCTCGACCGATCTCACCGAAGTTCGTACCGAGCGCCGGGTTGTAGTTCACACCGGTCAGATTCTTGTCGGCGACGACGTTCGCCGCGACACTGAGCACGGGGATGAAGTGGTTGGTGGCCTTGAGCGCTTGGTCCCATTCCTGGAACGCAGGCACCCGGTGCGCGTCATCCGTCGAGTTCGTGGCCCGCTTCGCCATTTCCAGCATCTGGGGGTCCTGTTCGGGCAACCAGTGAATGCGCTTGCCGAGCACTCCGCCGGGGTTGTAGATGAGGAACTGGCTCGGATCGGGATAGTCCGGCGGGTAGGGGTACATCGCGGCCTGGGTCTTGCCCTCCTGGTAGCGGGTGCGCGTTACCGCCGTCGGACCAGGCTTGAGCGTGACCTTGACGCCGACCTCGGCGAGGCTGGAGGCGATGCGCTGGGCGAACGTGCCCATGTCCAGCCCGCCGACCTTGTAGTCGCTGCCGTACTCCAGCACGATCTCGGCGTCGTGTTGGCCGCTGGCCGCCAGCGCGGCCTTCGCCTTCTCGACGTCGCGTTTGGTGGCGAATTCTTCAGGTAGAGACGCGGTTACGCTGCGCGGGATTAGACCGGTGCCCTGCACCGAGCCCGGGCCCGCGAGTTGCAGCAGCCCGTCGTAGTCGATGCCGAGTGCGACCGCCCTGCGAAAGTCCGCGTTCGCCGTCGGTGAGTCCGCGAGGTTGGTGAGGGCGATGTAGACCACCTCCGGTGGCAAGCCGGAGTGCACCTGCACCTTGCTCTTGTCGACGTCGGCCGCCATCGGCGACGGCAGGTTGAGCGCTACGTCGGCATCGCCGTTCTGCACGTTGAGCGACTGCTGCTGAGGGCTGGAGGTACTGCGAAAGATCAGGCGGGTGAAGGTCGGCTGCTCGCCCCAGTACTTGTCGTTGGCCTTCAACACCAAGCGGGAGTTCGGTTCGTAGCTCTCCAGAACGTACTGGCCAGTGCCCATCGACAGCTTGTCGAACTCTGGGCCGGCCTTGTCCGCGCTAGACGCATCCGCTCCATCGCTCGCGCCGAGTTTCTTGGCCTCGGCCGCATTGATGACGCTGAAGTTGCCGGACGTCAGCATCACCGGAAGTTCCGGGCGCGGTGTCTCGGACGTCACCACCACCGTTGCATCGTCGGGAGCCGAAACCGCCAGGCCATCCATCAGATACGACGGACTCGCCTTGAGGTTCTTCAACCGGTTGAACGAGAACACCACGTCCTGCGACGTCATCGGCGTGCCGTCGGAGAACGTGACGTCGGGCTTGAGGCGGAAGGTGTAGGTCTTGGCGTCCGGTGAACCCTCAAAGCTCTCGGCCAGCCGGGGCACTACCTCGGTGAGCGTTTCGCCTTTGAAGGAGACCAGTGTGTCGTAGGTGTGCAGCAGCGCGTTGGCGGCGGTGACGTCGAAGGCCTGCGCCGGGTCGAGCGTGCTGATGTTCGACACCTGGTCAATGACCAGGGTGTCCGCGGCCGCCGCATTCTGACTGGATCCGCCGCCACACCCCACGGCGACGACCAAAGTGCTT from Mycolicibacterium sp. YH-1 harbors:
- a CDS encoding ABC transporter ATP-binding protein: MTESVLSVQDAVVHYRRADNTVVRAVNGVSLELAPGEILGVVGESGCGKSTLARALVGLAPLTSGTITYRGHDVVPLGRRARPVELCQVQMIFQDSAASLNPRRTVGDQLAESIRSRTRRGGTGPRVGDLLDRVGLPATAARKFSHEFSGGQRQRIALARALASEPEVIVADEPISALDASAQAYAAQLIVDICSHDGISLVFISHDLAVVRAIADRVAVMYLGQVAETGPTADVWRAPRHPYARALIDAVPVPDGQSRRPRVLPGDVPDPAHAPSGCTFHPRCAMAIDVCTSAAPQLLELGEGRSAACHLAETSALC
- a CDS encoding 2-hydroxyacid dehydrogenase; its protein translation is MTTIFNSTDMPDDLRTQLAAEFDVVDVPPGTTTGLADYGTPAAWLLDGDTVVDAKTLAQLPSLRLVSNYGVGYENIDVDDATAAGVVVTNTPGVLDNAVAELTLALILGIARDVVWADRWIRAGHWGPEWAPLTNDVHGTTLGIVGMGRIGRRVAELVAPLGIRVLYHNRNRNAEIDASGLAQYVEWEQLLGESDFVTLHTPLTERTRGFFTAEDFALMKRTAYLINTARGAVVDQSALLDALTSKRIAGAALDVFVDEPLSKDSPLLELDNVVLTPHVGSATVQTRRAMIELAVANVVAGARGERPQTPVNDLAG
- a CDS encoding ABC transporter permease produces the protein MTMTIPATPDAAPDAVAGPRTTRRFTLGKYRSTGLLIGVGALTVWAVAILLAPYIAPFDPLAQTFDPLTGPSAQNWFGTDELGRDVFSRVLYGSRISVVYGIMLVACSAAIGTVVGLAAGFFGGWVDEVLMRLVDLVFAFPVIILAMAIAASLGANLRNSVIAGVIVSWPIYARTVRGLVVGLRESDFVLASRLAGTSSLRSIRIDVMPSVAGPVLVLATQEVGGAILLLAGLSFLGLGAQPPLAEWGSMIAAGANHLSSWWIAVFPGLAILTVALAFNLIGDSLRDILDPRTKRLAEARRAS
- a CDS encoding aromatic ring-hydroxylating dioxygenase subunit alpha: MSTGGQPMKERIDELIVRDRGLVSREVFVDDDVFKRELTHIFTRAWLFVAHEDQIRDKGDYVVSRMGTDSVIVTRDMNEDVHVLLNTCTHRGMRLCRYDMGNTRNFTCPYHGWSYSIDGRLVERPGELVGVPGFATYYHGELDKKAWGLVPVPRVAVYKGTVWASWDPEAPDLMDYLGDMRLYLDYALDGRDGSEGNNEMIGGVLKWRVPCNWKFAPENFIGDNYHDVSHRSVDLVGIGPSGGRGRRDDEPENVTTLGFPGLGHGVIGEPPYYQEPEYPGGWENDPESAEYYRRCHDRRVAKFGDGRRVSMTVGTIFPNMSFHGRQPRTIAVFHPVSATEMEMWRIFLVDRDAPQRVKDAARHYYLRYSGPGGLTESDDMENWTHASDSSRGTVSRTLYFNYEMGLGHAKPIETLNGAVDNGEFTEENARIFYNRWADFMKADSWDDLAPVAALDEEVLRR
- a CDS encoding ABC transporter ATP-binding protein; the protein is MTLLRIDHLNVSLPVAGRYLPVLVDVNLALEAGQILGVAGESGSGKTMTGLSVLQLLPPGARRQGAITMEGRNLLELSPRQMREVRGRDVAMVFQDPMSSLHPMLQIGRQLTDHLIKHRKVSRAVARARAVELLEQVRLPSPERTLKAYPHQLSGGMRQRVAIAIALACEPKVLIADEPTTALDVTVQAGILALLDTLRRETGVGILVITHDLGVLSSIADDLAVFYAGRVIEHAPASDVFRRPTHPYTSALLAALPHVAGADGGLALRPMRGSPPGIGEWPTGCAFAPRCEHAVDECQTGVPGLDEVAAGHDVACFVAASGYSAERVVS
- a CDS encoding ABC transporter substrate-binding protein, which encodes MGIPWVKRRASTLLSLCLASTLVVAVGCGGGSSQNAAAADTLVIDQVSNISTLDPAQAFDVTAANALLHTYDTLVSFKGETLTEVVPRLAESFEGSPDAKTYTFRLKPDVTFSDGTPMTSQDVVFSFNRLKNLKASPSYLMDGLAVSAPDDATVVVTSETPRPELPVMLTSGNFSVINAAEAKKLGASDGADASSADKAGPEFDKLSMGTGQYVLESYEPNSRLVLKANDKYWGEQPTFTRLIFRSTSSPQQQSLNVQNGDADVALNLPSPMAADVDKSKVQVHSGLPPEVVYIALTNLADSPTANADFRRAVALGIDYDGLLQLAGPGSVQGTGLIPRSVTASLPEEFATKRDVEKAKAALAASGQHDAEIVLEYGSDYKVGGLDMGTFAQRIASSLAEVGVKVTLKPGPTAVTRTRYQEGKTQAAMYPYPPDYPDPSQFLIYNPGGVLGKRIHWLPEQDPQMLEMAKRATNSTDDAHRVPAFQEWDQALKATNHFIPVLSVAANVVADKNLTGVNYNPALGTNFGEIGRG
- a CDS encoding 2Fe-2S iron-sulfur cluster-binding protein, which translates into the protein MSDIKATFILPSGERVTLDVYDGWSLMEAARQQGIEGIIAECGGGAICGTCHVRVRSPWADGLEPPGPTEQALLGVVPESTDSSRLSCQVIAVAELDGIEVEVPEHQLNL
- a CDS encoding ABC transporter permease, with the translated sequence MVIDSPVAPKAPPAPRRRRPLVRFVLRRLGLTAVLAVGITVISFLLTNVVPINAAAANLGDRAASDPEIVAAYEARYGLDRPAVVQYFYYVKNLLHGDLGISQQTKRPVVEDLSAFAPATLELVFAAVVFVVVVGVALGTWAALRRNRLPDHLARMVAMLGVSTPIFWLGLVASFVFFAKLGWLPSGGRLDSVYVAPPDITGFLIIDSLLAGDWHALSSAAAHLVLPSVVLGVYTLGLIIRFTRTSVLEVIGQDYVRAAEAKGLSGIETTFRYILRAAAGPIVTVTGVAFGTLLAGTVLIETVFNWPGLGTYAYRAATSGDLAAIMGVSLFVSLAYILINLVVDLLYMALDPRVRLT
- a CDS encoding PucR family transcriptional regulator ligand-binding domain-containing protein, whose protein sequence is MQIGSGPLSGGVAGIGPVSLRTLLEAEQFGIRPLYLPEGAEDREIRWVTVTEMVDPAPYLLGDELILTLGISWPEPDSPEMTMFMERIASAGVSAVGTSVAPVLAHQEIPAAMLAAARRLNLPLIEVPLRTTFRSVAEFVVDRQVADRYAVARRTLEVHEALTDALLSRQGLDGLIARLRTMLDTPVALIDFHGNVLAAAPPSDGSWPVAEIRAARSRLRFGSVIAGVTCYPVNVTGHNVAFVCTRGGAEASDVVRFALGLVALEFNRLQAERNGRRELVGEVIEDLVHGDVTDTEGRHRLARWGVNTDVGNRMVLARVACPPERLHDVPWNSDRFLPGSVGQYIVALVGDVIAVVVPATVDVDRLACGMREHLGGLGQLTIGVGGVHPGVTGLRMSWYEAQEAMSHGPGVNQPAPVSMSRLLLANLKVPLGSLGEEMLRPLLEYDREHDSCLVETLRAFVEHDCQVSPASEAMYVHRNTFRYRMQLIEKLTDRDLASFPDLVNLYLAILALDIEHDRRGAAAR
- a CDS encoding 3-phenylpropionate/cinnamic acid dioxygenase subunit beta, producing the protein MTTVDTMSLADPKSTFEVQQFLFGEADLLDDRDYDQWLRLLHPDVRYVVPLVRNVPRTAKTEYTVEQRDLCWMDEGLETITQRVKQIQTNIHWAEEPPSRVSHLVTNTRLIDITAGDDGRHLTARSRILVYQNRGESETAMFVGKRTDTMVEGADGFRLLKRVVHLDQNVLQAKALTVFL